In a genomic window of Streptomyces sp. SJL17-4:
- a CDS encoding DUF4229 domain-containing protein: protein MLRYTLMRLGIFAGCFLALWGLVYIEVLPRGLGDSNLLWVLVLSIVISAPLSFVLLRKVRDEASAEVVAKVDRAKGRLAANRSQED from the coding sequence ATGCTCCGCTACACGCTGATGCGTCTCGGCATCTTCGCCGGATGCTTCCTCGCCCTGTGGGGTCTCGTCTACATCGAGGTGCTGCCGCGCGGCCTCGGCGACTCGAACCTGCTCTGGGTCCTCGTCCTCTCCATCGTCATCTCCGCCCCGCTGAGCTTCGTCCTGCTGCGCAAGGTGCGCGACGAGGCGAGCGCCGAGGTGGTGGCGAAGGTCGACCGCGCGAAGGGCCGCCTGGCGGCGAACCGGTCCCAGGAGGACTAG
- a CDS encoding dicarboxylate/amino acid:cation symporter, with protein sequence MSASATTPENETKPSSRIPKVPFWAQIIAGLVLGALLGWIARSQDVSWLKETLGQVGDIFVQLLKLAVAPLVFFAILVSITNLRKVNNAARLATRTLLWFMITSLIAVAIGLAIGLITNPGAGTGLTPQDGKLPKREGSWIDFLTGIIPTDVITPFTELNVLQIVFMAAVAGIAALKLGDKAKPILTLSESVLELLQKALWWVIRLAPIGTVGLIGFAIADYGWDLIGKYATFTADVYIGCALVMFGVYPLLLATVAKVNPIQFYKGAWPAIQLAFVSRSSVGTMPVTQKVTERLGVPKEYASFAVPFGATTKMDGCAAIYPALAAIFIAQIFDVQLGIGDYLLIAFVSVIGSAATAGLTGATVMLTLTLSTLGLPLEGVGLLMAIDPILDMIRTATNVAGQALVPVIVSAREKILDLTAYENASSSPIDDLVDSEPREKVAVAA encoded by the coding sequence GTGTCCGCGTCCGCGACCACGCCCGAGAACGAGACCAAGCCCTCGTCCCGGATACCCAAGGTCCCCTTCTGGGCCCAGATCATCGCCGGTCTGGTCCTCGGCGCCCTGCTCGGCTGGATCGCCCGCAGCCAGGACGTCTCCTGGCTGAAGGAGACCCTCGGTCAGGTCGGCGACATCTTCGTCCAGCTGCTGAAGCTGGCCGTCGCCCCGCTCGTCTTCTTCGCGATCCTGGTCTCGATCACCAACCTGCGGAAGGTGAACAACGCCGCCAGGCTCGCCACCCGCACCCTGCTCTGGTTCATGATCACCTCGCTGATCGCGGTGGCCATCGGCCTCGCCATCGGCCTGATCACCAACCCGGGCGCCGGCACCGGCCTCACCCCGCAGGACGGCAAGCTGCCGAAGCGCGAGGGCTCCTGGATCGACTTCCTGACCGGCATCATCCCGACGGACGTCATCACGCCCTTCACCGAGCTGAACGTCCTCCAGATCGTCTTCATGGCCGCCGTCGCCGGCATCGCCGCCCTCAAGCTCGGCGACAAGGCCAAGCCGATCCTCACGCTCTCCGAGTCGGTCCTGGAGCTGCTCCAGAAGGCCCTCTGGTGGGTCATCCGCCTCGCCCCGATCGGCACCGTCGGCCTCATCGGCTTCGCCATCGCCGACTACGGCTGGGACCTCATCGGCAAGTACGCGACATTCACCGCCGACGTCTACATCGGCTGCGCCCTGGTCATGTTCGGCGTCTACCCGCTGCTGCTCGCGACGGTCGCCAAGGTCAACCCGATCCAGTTCTACAAGGGCGCCTGGCCGGCCATCCAGCTGGCCTTCGTCTCCCGCTCCTCGGTCGGCACGATGCCGGTCACCCAGAAGGTCACCGAGCGCCTCGGCGTCCCGAAGGAGTACGCCTCCTTCGCCGTCCCGTTCGGCGCGACGACCAAGATGGACGGCTGCGCCGCGATCTACCCGGCGCTCGCCGCGATCTTCATCGCGCAGATCTTCGACGTGCAGCTCGGCATCGGCGACTACCTGCTGATCGCCTTCGTCTCGGTCATCGGCTCGGCGGCCACCGCCGGCCTGACGGGCGCGACGGTCATGCTGACCCTCACCCTCTCCACCCTGGGCCTCCCCCTGGAGGGCGTCGGCCTCCTCATGGCGATCGACCCGATCCTGGACATGATCAGGACGGCCACGAACGTCGCCGGGCAGGCGCTCGTCCCGGTGATCGTCTCCGCCCGCGAGAAGATCCTCGACCTGACGGCGTACGAGAACGCCTCGTCGTCCCCGATCGACGACCTGGTCGACAGCGAGCCCCGGGAGAAGGTCGCGGTCGCGGCCTGA
- a CDS encoding TetR/AcrR family transcriptional regulator, translating to MADGARARRLPRAVRERQMVDAAVRCFARSGYQAASMDEIAESAGVSKPLVYLYLNSKEDLFTAVIRREAQALLGVVAEAVVDRSAPPDERLWAGLMAFFGFAAEHPDSWAVLSRQARTQGEPFAGEAARMRDEITAFVAGLIGEAALEAPGGADITGRDVDALAQALVGSAESLASWANETPGVTAKEAAATLMNFAWSGLGNLMKSERWSPR from the coding sequence ATGGCCGACGGTGCCAGGGCGCGGCGGTTGCCGCGGGCCGTGCGGGAGCGGCAGATGGTGGACGCGGCCGTGCGGTGCTTCGCGCGGAGTGGGTACCAGGCGGCTTCCATGGATGAGATCGCCGAGTCGGCCGGGGTGTCGAAGCCGCTCGTCTATCTGTATCTGAACTCCAAGGAGGACTTGTTCACCGCCGTGATCCGGCGGGAGGCGCAGGCCCTGCTCGGGGTGGTGGCAGAGGCGGTCGTCGACCGGAGTGCGCCGCCCGACGAGCGGTTGTGGGCGGGGCTGATGGCCTTCTTCGGGTTCGCCGCCGAGCATCCGGACTCCTGGGCGGTGCTCAGCCGGCAGGCGCGGACGCAGGGGGAGCCGTTCGCCGGGGAGGCGGCGCGGATGCGGGACGAGATCACGGCGTTCGTCGCGGGGCTGATCGGTGAGGCGGCGCTGGAGGCGCCGGGTGGTGCCGACATCACCGGGCGGGACGTCGACGCGCTCGCGCAGGCGCTCGTCGGGTCCGCCGAGTCGCTGGCGAGCTGGGCCAACGAGACGCCGGGGGTGACGGCGAAGGAGGCGGCCGCGACGCTGATGAACTTCGCGTGGTCCGGTCTCGGGAACCTCATGAAAAGCGAGCGCTGGTCTCCCCGCTGA
- a CDS encoding AMP-dependent synthetase/ligase → MSESEPVEPHKTLVDGVVREVSVPALVPVIRRGSLADLPYDNARQDPEAVLFSRKGADGEWADVTASAFAAQVHSVAKGLIAHGLRPGDRLALMARTTYEWTLLDFAAWAAGLVTVPVYPTSSAFQTRWILQDSGAAACVVEDPAQARLVSAERRQLPGLAHLWVLDTGAVDQLRTAGARVADEAVTARRGLLTPETLATLIYTSGTTGRPKGCALTHANFFAEVDNAVRLLHPVFVSESKDPAATLLFLPLAHVFGRMVAIGCVRARVRVGHAPSVEGQELLDDLAGFRPTFLLAIPYVLEKVFNTARATAERGGRAASFDRAARVARRYGQEAAPSLSLRAARALYDPLVYRRIRAALGGRVKYVISGGSPLGARLAEFFAGAGVEVFEGYGLTETTAASTVTPPRRPRTGTVGWPLPGTAVRIADDGEVWLKGGHVFAGYWDAQRGAAVPYTDDGWFPTGDLGSLDADGYLRITGRTKDILITSAGKNVAPAPLEDWLRAHPLVAQCVVLGDNRPYVTALITLDHEGLTHWRRMRHKGHLALWELARDEELLAALGRAVDDANRLVSRAESIRDFRVLTAEFSESSGHLTPSLKLRRRAVLRDFAREIEEMYEEPGAR, encoded by the coding sequence CTGTCCGAGAGCGAACCGGTCGAGCCGCACAAGACCCTGGTGGACGGGGTGGTGCGGGAGGTCTCCGTGCCCGCGCTCGTCCCCGTGATCCGCCGCGGTTCGCTCGCCGACCTGCCGTACGACAACGCCCGGCAGGATCCCGAGGCGGTGCTCTTCTCCCGGAAGGGCGCCGACGGGGAGTGGGCGGATGTCACCGCCTCCGCCTTCGCCGCCCAGGTCCACTCCGTGGCCAAGGGCCTCATCGCGCACGGCCTGCGGCCCGGTGACCGGCTCGCCCTCATGGCGCGGACCACCTACGAGTGGACGCTGCTCGACTTCGCCGCCTGGGCCGCCGGGCTCGTCACCGTCCCCGTCTACCCGACCTCCTCCGCGTTCCAGACCCGCTGGATCCTCCAGGATTCCGGCGCCGCCGCCTGTGTCGTCGAGGACCCCGCCCAGGCCCGGCTGGTCTCCGCCGAGCGGCGGCAGCTGCCCGGCCTCGCCCATCTCTGGGTCCTGGACACCGGCGCCGTCGACCAGCTCCGTACGGCGGGCGCCCGGGTCGCCGACGAGGCCGTCACCGCCCGGCGCGGACTGCTCACCCCGGAGACCCTCGCCACTCTCATCTACACCTCGGGCACCACCGGCCGCCCCAAGGGCTGCGCCCTCACCCACGCCAACTTCTTCGCCGAGGTCGACAACGCCGTCCGGCTCCTCCACCCCGTCTTCGTCTCCGAGAGCAAGGACCCGGCCGCCACCCTGCTGTTCCTGCCGCTCGCCCATGTCTTCGGCCGGATGGTGGCCATCGGCTGCGTGCGGGCCCGGGTCCGCGTCGGGCACGCCCCCTCGGTGGAGGGCCAGGAACTCCTCGACGATCTCGCCGGGTTCCGCCCCACGTTCCTCCTCGCCATCCCGTACGTCCTGGAGAAGGTCTTCAACACCGCCCGCGCCACCGCCGAACGCGGCGGCAGGGCCGCCTCCTTCGACCGCGCCGCCCGGGTCGCCCGCCGGTACGGCCAGGAGGCCGCCCCCTCGCTCTCGCTGCGGGCCGCGCGGGCGCTCTACGACCCGCTCGTCTACCGGCGCATCCGGGCCGCGCTCGGCGGACGGGTGAAGTACGTGATCTCCGGCGGCTCCCCGCTCGGCGCGCGGCTCGCCGAGTTCTTCGCCGGGGCGGGCGTCGAGGTCTTCGAGGGGTACGGCCTGACGGAGACCACCGCCGCGTCGACGGTCACCCCACCCCGGCGGCCCCGCACCGGCACCGTCGGCTGGCCGCTGCCCGGTACGGCCGTCCGGATCGCCGACGACGGCGAGGTCTGGCTCAAGGGCGGTCATGTCTTCGCCGGGTACTGGGACGCCCAGCGCGGGGCGGCCGTGCCGTACACCGACGACGGCTGGTTCCCCACCGGGGACCTGGGCTCCCTCGACGCCGACGGCTATCTGCGGATCACCGGCCGCACGAAGGACATCCTCATCACCTCGGCGGGGAAGAACGTCGCTCCGGCCCCGCTGGAGGACTGGCTGCGCGCCCATCCGCTGGTCGCCCAGTGCGTGGTCCTCGGCGACAACCGCCCGTACGTCACGGCCCTGATCACCCTCGACCACGAGGGCCTGACGCACTGGCGGCGGATGCGGCACAAGGGCCACCTGGCGCTCTGGGAGCTGGCCAGGGACGAGGAGCTGCTCGCCGCCCTCGGGCGTGCGGTCGACGATGCCAACCGGCTCGTCTCGCGGGCGGAGTCGATCCGCGACTTCCGGGTCCTGACCGCGGAGTTCTCGGAGAGCTCCGGCCATCTGACCCCGTCCCTCAAGCTCAGACGGCGGGCGGTGCTGCGGGACTTCGCCCGGGAGATCGAGGAGATGTACGAGGAGCCGGGCGCCCGGTGA
- a CDS encoding SCO4226 family nickel-binding protein, whose protein sequence is MATYMDVHHGMVGITEDQLREAHRADLAIEKDEGVHFERAWADPASGTVYCLSTGPSAEAVQRIHERTGHSADEIHEVPLSV, encoded by the coding sequence ATGGCCACTTACATGGACGTCCACCACGGCATGGTGGGCATCACCGAGGACCAGCTGCGCGAGGCCCACCGGGCCGACCTCGCCATCGAGAAGGACGAAGGGGTCCACTTCGAGCGGGCCTGGGCGGATCCCGCGTCGGGAACGGTCTACTGCCTGTCGACGGGTCCGTCGGCCGAGGCCGTGCAGCGGATCCACGAACGGACCGGCCACTCCGCCGACGAGATCCACGAGGTCCCCCTCTCGGTGTGA
- a CDS encoding pyridoxal 5'-phosphate synthase → MTDFHHALHSLRVWDTELPAFDPAGAPPEPLPLFHDWFTAAVAAGQTEPHTLSLATVDQNGRPDVRTVMLHDADARGWHFASHATSAKGRQLAARPEAALGFYWPVQGRQVRIRGHVTTGTPEEAYEDLHARTTGALASALVGRQSEILDSPEALAEASARAWRRAQAEPDAPAPTWTLYVVEPTEVEFFQGDEQRRHLRLRYRRDATATDGGWVRELLWP, encoded by the coding sequence ATGACCGACTTCCACCACGCCCTCCACTCCCTCCGGGTCTGGGACACCGAGCTGCCCGCCTTCGACCCGGCGGGCGCCCCGCCCGAGCCGCTCCCCCTCTTCCACGACTGGTTCACGGCGGCGGTCGCCGCCGGCCAGACCGAGCCCCACACCCTCTCCCTGGCCACCGTGGACCAGAACGGCAGGCCCGACGTCCGTACGGTGATGCTGCACGACGCCGACGCACGCGGCTGGCACTTCGCCTCGCACGCCACAAGCGCCAAGGGACGCCAGCTCGCCGCCCGCCCCGAGGCCGCCCTCGGCTTCTACTGGCCGGTCCAGGGCCGCCAGGTCCGGATCCGGGGCCACGTCACCACCGGGACGCCGGAGGAGGCGTACGAGGACCTCCACGCCCGCACCACCGGCGCCCTCGCCTCGGCGCTGGTCGGCCGGCAGAGCGAGATCCTCGACTCCCCGGAGGCCCTCGCTGAGGCGAGCGCGCGGGCCTGGCGCCGGGCCCAGGCGGAACCGGACGCCCCCGCCCCCACCTGGACGCTCTACGTCGTCGAGCCGACCGAGGTCGAGTTCTTCCAGGGCGACGAACAGCGCCGCCACCTCCGCCTCCGCTACCGCCGCGACGCCACGGCCACGGACGGCGGCTGGGTCCGCGAGCTGCTCTGGCCCTGA
- a CDS encoding FAD-dependent monooxygenase: protein MSSTTHTAAKTVLISGASVAGPALALWLHRYGFTPTVVERAPELRPGGYKVDIRGTAIEVCRRMGILDEIRANSTDMRGGSYVDDHGRTIGELPADIFGGRVEEDDELMRGDLARILYDRTRADVEYLFDDSIATLDEDPNGVTVTFESGTVRRFDLVVGADGLHSHTRRLVFGEESRFKRHLGAYISIFTAPNHLGLDRWETYHALPGKLVCVYSSAGETDAKNLFVFSSPEELPYHHRDITAQRRHLTETFTGGGWEIPRLLGHAADADDLYFDSIALIEMDRWSKGRVVLLGDAAHCSSPASGQGTGLALTGAYVLAGELARAGGDHRVAFERYEAHMRPGVERNQKMAEGFVKEMTVGSKWKIKLRMLMVRTLPKTPWKNLIAKKIRDEIQAAANAVPLVDYAAPTTPGPTAGPTARPTVTA from the coding sequence ATGAGCAGCACCACGCACACCGCCGCGAAGACCGTCCTCATCTCCGGCGCCTCGGTCGCCGGCCCCGCCCTCGCCCTCTGGCTGCACCGCTACGGCTTCACCCCCACCGTCGTCGAGCGCGCCCCCGAGCTCCGCCCCGGCGGCTACAAGGTGGACATCCGCGGGACCGCGATCGAGGTCTGCCGCCGGATGGGGATCCTCGACGAGATCCGCGCCAACTCCACGGACATGCGCGGCGGTTCGTACGTCGACGACCACGGCCGCACCATCGGCGAACTGCCCGCCGACATCTTCGGCGGACGCGTCGAGGAGGACGACGAGCTCATGCGCGGCGACCTCGCCCGCATCCTCTACGACCGGACCCGCGCCGACGTCGAGTACCTCTTCGACGACTCGATCGCCACCCTCGACGAGGACCCCAACGGCGTCACCGTCACCTTCGAGAGCGGCACCGTCCGCCGCTTCGACCTGGTCGTCGGCGCCGACGGACTGCACTCCCACACCCGGCGCCTGGTCTTCGGCGAGGAGAGCCGCTTCAAGCGCCACCTCGGCGCGTACATCTCCATCTTCACCGCCCCCAACCACCTGGGCCTCGACCGCTGGGAGACGTACCACGCGCTCCCCGGGAAGCTGGTCTGCGTCTACAGCTCGGCCGGCGAGACCGACGCGAAGAACCTCTTCGTCTTCTCCTCGCCCGAGGAACTCCCCTACCACCACCGGGACATCACCGCCCAGCGACGCCACCTCACCGAGACCTTCACCGGCGGCGGCTGGGAGATTCCCCGGCTCCTCGGCCACGCCGCCGACGCCGACGACCTCTACTTCGACTCCATCGCCCTCATCGAGATGGACCGCTGGTCCAAGGGGCGCGTCGTCCTCCTCGGCGACGCCGCCCACTGCTCCTCCCCCGCCTCCGGCCAGGGCACCGGCCTCGCCCTCACCGGCGCGTACGTCCTGGCGGGCGAACTGGCCCGGGCCGGCGGCGACCACCGCGTCGCCTTCGAACGCTACGAGGCCCACATGCGGCCCGGCGTGGAGCGCAACCAGAAGATGGCCGAGGGCTTCGTCAAGGAGATGACCGTCGGCTCGAAGTGGAAGATCAAGCTGCGCATGCTCATGGTGCGCACCCTCCCGAAGACCCCCTGGAAGAACCTCATCGCGAAGAAGATCCGCGACGAGATCCAGGCGGCGGCGAACGCGGTCCCGCTGGTCGACTACGCCGCGCCGACGACCCCCGGCCCCACCGCCGGCCCCACCGCACGCCCTACCGTGACCGCATGA
- a CDS encoding acetyl-CoA acetyltransferase has protein sequence MPTTAPTDVSTTAPTTAPATVPTTARTAARAAVRGPRRVAVAGVALADCGRVDEATPYALHAQAARRALADSGLDRSLIDGLASAGLGTLAPVEVAEYLGLRPRWVDSTAVGGATWEVMAAHAADAIAAGHANAVLLVYGSTARADIRARRRTANLSFGSRGPLQFEVPYGHTLIAKYAMAARRHMHEYGTTLEQLAEVAVQARANAALNPEAMFRDPITVDDVLSGPMIADPFTKLHCCLRSDGGCAVLLVAEEYVQDCRTAPVWVLGTGEHVSHTTMSEWEDFTVSPAAVSGRLAFERAGVTPADVDLAEVYDAFTYMTLVTLEDLGFCAKGEGGAYLQEKDRLPVNTDGGGLSACHPGMRGLFLLVEAVRQLRGEAPGLQVRRPDGSLPEVAVASGTGGWFCSSGTVVLGRG, from the coding sequence ATGCCGACCACCGCGCCGACCGACGTGTCCACAACCGCGCCGACCACCGCGCCCGCCACCGTGCCGACCACCGCTCGCACCGCCGCACGCGCCGCCGTCCGCGGCCCCCGTCGCGTCGCCGTCGCCGGCGTCGCCCTCGCCGACTGCGGCCGGGTCGACGAGGCCACCCCCTACGCCCTGCACGCCCAGGCCGCCCGGCGCGCGCTGGCGGACAGCGGCCTGGACCGCTCGCTGATCGACGGCCTCGCCTCGGCGGGCCTCGGCACCCTCGCCCCGGTCGAGGTCGCCGAGTACCTCGGGCTCCGGCCCCGCTGGGTGGACTCGACCGCCGTCGGCGGCGCCACCTGGGAGGTCATGGCCGCGCACGCCGCCGACGCGATCGCCGCGGGCCACGCGAACGCGGTCCTCCTCGTGTACGGCTCCACCGCGCGCGCCGACATCCGCGCCCGGCGCCGCACCGCGAACCTGTCGTTCGGCTCGCGCGGCCCGCTCCAGTTCGAGGTCCCGTACGGGCACACCCTGATCGCCAAGTACGCGATGGCCGCCCGCCGTCACATGCACGAGTACGGGACCACCCTGGAGCAGCTCGCCGAAGTGGCCGTCCAGGCGCGGGCGAACGCGGCCCTGAACCCGGAGGCGATGTTCCGCGACCCGATCACCGTCGACGACGTCCTGTCCGGGCCGATGATCGCGGACCCCTTCACCAAACTGCACTGCTGCCTGCGCTCCGACGGCGGCTGCGCGGTGCTGCTGGTCGCCGAGGAGTACGTCCAGGACTGCCGTACGGCCCCGGTCTGGGTGCTCGGCACCGGCGAGCACGTCTCGCACACCACGATGTCGGAGTGGGAGGACTTCACGGTCTCGCCGGCGGCGGTCAGCGGCCGGCTCGCCTTCGAGCGGGCGGGCGTGACCCCGGCGGACGTGGACCTCGCCGAGGTCTACGACGCCTTCACCTACATGACCCTGGTGACCCTGGAGGACCTGGGCTTCTGCGCGAAGGGCGAGGGAGGGGCGTACCTCCAGGAGAAGGACCGGCTGCCGGTGAACACGGACGGCGGCGGGCTCTCGGCCTGCCATCCGGGGATGCGGGGGCTCTTCCTGCTGGTGGAGGCGGTACGGCAGCTGCGCGGGGAGGCGCCGGGGCTCCAGGTGCGACGGCCGGACGGGAGCCTGCCGGAAGTGGCGGTGGCGTCGGGGACGGGGGGCTGGTTCTGCTCGTCGGGGACGGTGGTGCTGGGGCGGGGCTGA
- a CDS encoding acyl-CoA dehydrogenase family protein — MDASLAVPLTEEQQEIRRTLRDLLAERAGPQENRAATATPQGYDPDLWARMSGTLGVAGLALPEEYGGVGCGPAELALVCEEAGRALAPSPLLATSVLAAPLLAALGTPEQRAALLPGLADGSLTCALAVPGGSLALALGLTGDNAAEEWSGGGRAGGVQARAVDGGWRLYGEAAQVLDGHSAGLLIVAAHAGGFARSRTLLFLVRAGSAEAAGLVRTRQTTLDSTRTQATVQFRDTEAELLGEEPADVLGALAVTGRGAAVMLAAEAVGAAREALDRTVAHVGTREQFGRPVGSFQAVKHRLADLYVQVEAAASLTSCAAGEPGHGPDSGPLALAHALEALRATAGESIQLHGGIGFTWEHEAHLYFKRAASDELLFGPVRRLRARAAERTGLFGEVAA; from the coding sequence ATGGACGCCTCGCTCGCCGTCCCGCTCACCGAGGAGCAGCAGGAGATCCGCCGCACCCTGCGCGACCTGCTCGCCGAACGGGCCGGACCGCAGGAGAACCGCGCGGCCACCGCCACCCCCCAGGGGTACGACCCCGACCTCTGGGCCCGGATGTCCGGCACCCTCGGCGTCGCCGGGCTCGCCCTCCCCGAGGAGTACGGAGGAGTCGGCTGCGGGCCCGCCGAACTCGCCCTCGTCTGCGAGGAGGCCGGCCGCGCCCTCGCCCCCTCCCCGCTCCTCGCCACCAGCGTCCTCGCCGCCCCGCTCCTCGCCGCCCTCGGCACCCCCGAGCAGCGCGCCGCGCTCCTCCCCGGGCTCGCCGACGGCAGCCTGACCTGCGCCCTCGCCGTCCCCGGCGGCTCGCTCGCGCTCGCCCTCGGCCTCACCGGCGACAACGCCGCCGAGGAGTGGTCCGGCGGCGGCCGCGCGGGCGGCGTCCAGGCCCGCGCCGTCGACGGAGGCTGGCGGCTGTACGGGGAGGCCGCCCAGGTCCTCGACGGACACAGCGCCGGACTGCTGATCGTCGCCGCCCACGCCGGAGGCTTCGCCCGCAGCCGCACCCTGCTCTTCCTCGTACGGGCAGGGTCCGCGGAGGCCGCCGGACTGGTCCGCACCCGGCAGACCACCCTGGACTCCACCCGAACCCAGGCCACCGTCCAGTTCCGTGACACCGAGGCCGAACTCCTCGGCGAGGAACCGGCCGACGTCCTCGGCGCGCTCGCCGTCACCGGCCGCGGCGCCGCCGTCATGCTGGCCGCCGAAGCCGTCGGCGCGGCCCGGGAGGCCCTCGACCGGACCGTCGCCCACGTCGGCACGCGCGAACAGTTCGGCCGGCCCGTCGGCTCCTTCCAGGCGGTCAAACACCGCCTCGCCGACCTGTACGTCCAGGTCGAGGCCGCAGCCTCCCTCACCTCCTGCGCGGCCGGGGAACCAGGGCACGGGCCCGACAGCGGGCCGCTCGCGCTCGCCCACGCGCTGGAGGCGCTCCGCGCCACCGCGGGGGAGTCCATCCAGCTCCACGGCGGCATCGGCTTCACGTGGGAACACGAGGCGCACCTCTACTTCAAGCGGGCCGCCTCCGACGAACTGCTCTTCGGGCCCGTGCGGCGGCTGCGGGCACGCGCGGCGGAACGGACCGGACTCTTCGGAGAGGTGGCGGCGTAG
- a CDS encoding nitroreductase family deazaflavin-dependent oxidoreductase, whose translation MPVGRTLMQKMSSTRTFARIGPHVVPAMDKAVHRLTRGKVLLSAQMLPGVVLTARGARSGLPRVTPLACMPEPDSGWLLVGSNFGRPGHPAWTANLLAHPDVEVNWKGEDIPVRARLLAGEERAEAWRAALAFWPPYATYQARIEREIRLFRLTRR comes from the coding sequence ATGCCCGTCGGACGCACGCTGATGCAGAAGATGTCCTCGACCAGGACCTTCGCCCGGATCGGCCCGCATGTCGTGCCCGCCATGGACAAGGCCGTGCACCGGCTGACCAGGGGAAAGGTGCTGCTCAGCGCCCAGATGCTGCCCGGCGTCGTGCTCACCGCTCGGGGCGCGAGGAGCGGGCTGCCCCGGGTCACCCCGCTCGCCTGCATGCCGGAGCCGGACAGCGGCTGGCTGCTCGTCGGCTCCAACTTCGGACGCCCCGGCCACCCGGCGTGGACGGCGAACCTGCTCGCCCATCCGGACGTCGAGGTGAACTGGAAGGGCGAGGACATCCCCGTACGGGCACGGCTGCTCGCGGGGGAGGAGCGCGCGGAGGCCTGGCGGGCGGCGCTCGCGTTCTGGCCGCCGTACGCCACGTACCAGGCGCGGATCGAGCGCGAGATCAGACTCTTCCGGCTGACGCGGCGGTGA
- a CDS encoding TetR family transcriptional regulator: MTGQVRTVDGRVAGRRGQATRQKLLDCLGEMLSSSPYRDVKVIDVARKAGTSPATFYQYFPDVEGAVLEIAEEMAKEGAGLTELVSGRSWVGKAGWQTSEELVEGFLDFWRKHDAILRVVDLGAAEGDKRFYKIRMKILNSVTNSLTDAVKELQAKGKVDKEVSPAAMAGSLVAMLAAVAGHQKGFTTWGVKQAELKPNLALLVHLGITGKKPTR, from the coding sequence ATGACAGGACAAGTACGCACCGTCGACGGCCGCGTGGCCGGACGACGCGGCCAGGCGACGCGGCAGAAGCTGCTCGACTGCCTCGGTGAGATGCTCAGCTCCTCGCCCTACCGCGACGTCAAGGTCATCGATGTGGCCCGGAAAGCGGGTACTTCACCCGCGACGTTCTATCAGTACTTCCCGGACGTCGAGGGAGCCGTTCTCGAGATCGCGGAGGAAATGGCCAAGGAGGGCGCCGGGTTGACCGAGCTGGTCTCCGGCCGCTCCTGGGTCGGCAAGGCCGGCTGGCAGACCTCCGAGGAACTCGTCGAAGGCTTCCTGGACTTCTGGCGGAAGCACGACGCCATCCTCCGGGTCGTGGACCTCGGCGCCGCGGAGGGCGACAAGCGGTTCTACAAGATCCGCATGAAGATCCTGAACTCGGTCACCAACTCCCTCACGGACGCGGTGAAGGAGCTCCAGGCCAAGGGCAAGGTCGACAAGGAGGTCAGCCCCGCCGCCATGGCAGGCTCGCTCGTGGCGATGCTGGCCGCGGTCGCCGGTCACCAGAAGGGCTTCACGACCTGGGGCGTGAAGCAGGCCGAACTCAAGCCGAACCTGGCCCTGTTGGTGCATCTGGGCATCACCGGCAAGAAGCCGACCAGATAG
- a CDS encoding VOC family protein produces MAVRTEGTPSWVDAQLPDLEAGKRFYGELFGWTFDPDRDEALLDGRRVAGLLPKRDGRMPTTWTVYLATENAGTLAARIKAAGGQMIMEPYPVGPFGVLALAADPGGAVFGLRQSGDDNGFEVTNQPGSFCWMEVYTRRPDAVDTFYATVFGYLGRQADADEEGRDAGFDYRVWSPPGSRPGDDSAFGGRALITDDFPAEMPGHVLVYFAVADCDEACETTVRLGGRVATPAFDTPHGRIAVLHDNQGARFAVLSEPSDPM; encoded by the coding sequence ATGGCCGTACGTACTGAGGGCACCCCCAGCTGGGTGGACGCACAGCTCCCCGACCTCGAAGCGGGCAAGCGCTTCTACGGCGAGCTCTTCGGCTGGACCTTCGACCCCGACCGCGACGAGGCCCTCCTCGACGGGCGCCGCGTCGCCGGCCTCCTCCCCAAGCGCGACGGCCGCATGCCCACCACCTGGACCGTCTACCTCGCCACCGAGAACGCCGGCACCCTCGCCGCCCGGATCAAGGCCGCCGGCGGCCAGATGATCATGGAGCCCTACCCCGTCGGCCCCTTCGGCGTCCTCGCGCTCGCCGCCGACCCCGGCGGCGCCGTCTTCGGCCTCCGCCAGTCCGGCGACGACAACGGATTCGAGGTCACCAACCAACCCGGCTCCTTCTGCTGGATGGAGGTGTACACGCGCCGCCCAGACGCCGTCGACACCTTCTACGCCACCGTCTTCGGCTACCTCGGCCGCCAGGCCGACGCCGACGAGGAGGGCAGGGACGCCGGCTTCGACTACCGCGTCTGGTCGCCCCCCGGCTCCCGGCCCGGCGACGACAGCGCCTTCGGCGGGCGCGCCCTCATCACCGACGACTTCCCCGCCGAGATGCCCGGACACGTCCTCGTCTACTTCGCCGTCGCCGACTGCGACGAGGCCTGCGAGACCACCGTCCGGCTCGGCGGCCGGGTCGCCACCCCCGCCTTCGACACCCCGCACGGCCGCATCGCCGTCCTCCACGACAACCAGGGCGCGCGCTTCGCGGTCCTCTCGGAGCCGTCCGACCCGATGTGA